From Brassica oleracea var. oleracea cultivar TO1000 chromosome C3, BOL, whole genome shotgun sequence, a single genomic window includes:
- the LOC106331396 gene encoding uncharacterized protein LOC106331396 isoform X2, with translation MLLERLSKKPPSLVDLCVRLAIDNVRYIGYVGGVDFQLLEKILQHCTLEQLMHIEDSTQDTDLSPVTNELWKRFYEKQYGAKNLSFVMEKMERSKVSFKWRELYEAKLKVVEEDEKEAVDRLKQRYKNEDARKQSRQTKLCAKAPPVKKPFWGNSGTSYNLSNVKSNIMKKAKLDVLKSQEVKNLTAIKRNTIQKGFSSASKRTGLSANLPSTSRSNSCGEQVKNLTAVKRNTTQKPFSISAPKRTGLSSTAPSTSRSGEGNLPPKRIKCLLGAAPSTSRSNSYGEGNLPPKRINSLTGSAPSTSRSNSYGEGKLPPKRNSLPEVAPSTSRNTATKRKHVI, from the exons ATGTTGCTTGAGAGGCTCTCCAAGAAACCACCTTCGCTTGTTGATCTATGCGTTAGGTTAGCTATTGATAATGTACGCTACATTGGGTACGTTGGTGGCGTTGATTTTCAGCTCCTTGAGAAGATCCTGCAGCACTGTACGTTGGAACAGCTCATGCATATAGAGGATTCCACTCAG GATACTGATCTTAGTCCTGTGACTAATGAGTTATGGAAGAGGTTCTATGAGAAGCAGTATGGTGCTAAGAACTTGAGTTTTGTCATGGAGAAGATGGAGCGGAGTAAAGTCAGTTTCAAGTGGAGAGAGTTATATGAG GCAAAGTTGAAAGTTGTGGAAGAAGATGAGAAGGAAGCTGTTGATCGACTTAAGCAACGCTACAAGAATGAAGACGCAA GGAAACAAAGTCGTCAAACTAAGCTCTGCGCAAAAGCTCCTCCAGTGAAAAAACCTTTCTGGG GTAATAGTGGAACAAGTTACAATCTTTCGAATGTCAAGAGCAACATCATGAAGAAGGCCAAACTAGATGTTTTAAAGAG TCAAGAAGTGAAGAATCTCACTGCAATTAAGAGGAACACGATTCAGAAGGGTTTCAG TTCTGCTTCAAAGAGAACCGGCTTATCAGCAAACCTGCCTTCAACATCAAGAAGCAACTCTTGTGGCGAACAAGTGAAAAATCTCACTGCAGTTAAAAGGAACACAACCCAGAAGCCTTTCAG TATTTCTGCTCCAAAGAGGACCGGCCTATCCTCGACTGCGCCTTCGACTTCAAGAAGTGGTGAAGGGAATCTACCTCCAAAGAGGATCAAATGCCTTCTTGGGGCTGCTCCTTCAACTTCAAGAAGCAACTCTTATGGTGAAGGGAATCTACCTCCGAAGAGGATCAACAGCCTTACTGGGTCTGCTCCTTCAACTTCACGAAGCAACTCTTATGGTGAAGGAAAACTACCTCCAAAGAGGAACAGCCTTCCTGAGGTTGCTCCTTCAACTTCAAGAAATACAGCCACCAAAAGAAAACATGTAATATAA
- the LOC106331396 gene encoding transcription elongation factor B polypeptide 3 isoform X1, giving the protein MLLERLSKKPPSLVDLCVRLAIDNVRYIGYVGGVDFQLLEKILQHCTLEQLMHIEDSTQDTDLSPVTNELWKRFYEKQYGAKNLSFVMEKMERSKVSFKWRELYEAKLKVVEEDEKEAVDRLKQRYKNEDARKQSRQTKLCAKAPPVKKPFWGNSGTSYNLSNVKSNIMKKAKLDVLKSQEVKNLTAIKRNTIQKGFSSSASKRTGLSANLPSTSRSNSCGEQVKNLTAVKRNTTQKPFSISAPKRTGLSSTAPSTSRSGEGNLPPKRIKCLLGAAPSTSRSNSYGEGNLPPKRINSLTGSAPSTSRSNSYGEGKLPPKRNSLPEVAPSTSRNTATKRKHVI; this is encoded by the exons ATGTTGCTTGAGAGGCTCTCCAAGAAACCACCTTCGCTTGTTGATCTATGCGTTAGGTTAGCTATTGATAATGTACGCTACATTGGGTACGTTGGTGGCGTTGATTTTCAGCTCCTTGAGAAGATCCTGCAGCACTGTACGTTGGAACAGCTCATGCATATAGAGGATTCCACTCAG GATACTGATCTTAGTCCTGTGACTAATGAGTTATGGAAGAGGTTCTATGAGAAGCAGTATGGTGCTAAGAACTTGAGTTTTGTCATGGAGAAGATGGAGCGGAGTAAAGTCAGTTTCAAGTGGAGAGAGTTATATGAG GCAAAGTTGAAAGTTGTGGAAGAAGATGAGAAGGAAGCTGTTGATCGACTTAAGCAACGCTACAAGAATGAAGACGCAA GGAAACAAAGTCGTCAAACTAAGCTCTGCGCAAAAGCTCCTCCAGTGAAAAAACCTTTCTGGG GTAATAGTGGAACAAGTTACAATCTTTCGAATGTCAAGAGCAACATCATGAAGAAGGCCAAACTAGATGTTTTAAAGAG TCAAGAAGTGAAGAATCTCACTGCAATTAAGAGGAACACGATTCAGAAGGGTTTCAG TAGTTCTGCTTCAAAGAGAACCGGCTTATCAGCAAACCTGCCTTCAACATCAAGAAGCAACTCTTGTGGCGAACAAGTGAAAAATCTCACTGCAGTTAAAAGGAACACAACCCAGAAGCCTTTCAG TATTTCTGCTCCAAAGAGGACCGGCCTATCCTCGACTGCGCCTTCGACTTCAAGAAGTGGTGAAGGGAATCTACCTCCAAAGAGGATCAAATGCCTTCTTGGGGCTGCTCCTTCAACTTCAAGAAGCAACTCTTATGGTGAAGGGAATCTACCTCCGAAGAGGATCAACAGCCTTACTGGGTCTGCTCCTTCAACTTCACGAAGCAACTCTTATGGTGAAGGAAAACTACCTCCAAAGAGGAACAGCCTTCCTGAGGTTGCTCCTTCAACTTCAAGAAATACAGCCACCAAAAGAAAACATGTAATATAA
- the LOC106329941 gene encoding uncharacterized protein LOC106329941, giving the protein MIRVIHLALLLLIATTAQSHNYILASDGDTVECVDRNKQLAFKNYLLRNHKIQETPSDYPIMKKVQKKSIWSTSEAQISTAKCEIGTVPIRQKEAISNHQRTPKTSTNSTFTPQHEYAEASVHAPPKLYGTRATINLWNPLVEDSAAELSISQIWLSSGDYDTHDLNTIEVGWQVCPGLYNDSKTRFFIYWTSDGYNITGGYNLEEPGFIQISNNIVLGGSITPISSFGGSQYEMTILVWKDRKSGNWWLSVGTNNTIIGYWPREIFTSLADHAVAVDWGGEIVNSQRFGRHTKTEMGSGHSPEEGFGKASYFRNIETVDCYNTFQSSQVIHPHAEITNYNISVFRTDDWGTSFFYGGSGSSHTHSGVAPLSLSFSLIYLIFNLVFLGGGWCHDEARSSGLGEKSALRAALRSGSWFLPMPDLLLCIRWVGVQPQVRVGADRRLGGGSLVRSRAMCALPDAPVELDLESNPVRECGSEGFRVVAVVAAFIAAFDVVRVVVFLPLRPVRLLYGSPLYGSFDESEGSSWETRVRIGHPSTSVVPLGPLWWADLWSLCRRGRRHQDVALTTPVFLLWLALSSKAESNKCDLLLIFGLSRWRSKGFWGGLRFEALGTRVLFYRWWIEARGCSG; this is encoded by the exons ATGATACGGGTCATTCATCTAGCTCTTCTTTTACTCATAGCCACAACTGCCCAGTCACATAATTATATCCTG GCTTCCGATGGAGACACCGTAGAATGCGTCGACCGGAATAAGCAACTAGCCTTTAAAAACTATCTGTTGCGAAACCACAAAATCCAG GAAACACCATCAGATTATCCTATTATGAAGAAGGTGCAAAAGAAAAGCATCTGGTCAACTTCTGAAGCGCAAATTAGCACCGCAAAGTGTGAGATCGGAACAGTGCCGATACGACAAAAAGAGGCTATTTCGAATCATCAGAGAACCCCAAAAACTAGCACCAATTCTACGTTTACTCCCCAACACGAG TATGCGGAAGCATCTGTGCATGCCCCGCCGAAGCTATACGGTACCAGAGCAACCATTAACTTATGGAACCCATTGGTCGAAGATAGTGCAGCTGAATTGAGCATATCCCAAATATGGCTTTCCTCCGGGGATTATGACACACATGATCTAAATACCATAGAAGTTGGGTGGCAG GTATGTCCGGGGCTATACAACGACAGCAAAACAAGATTTTTCATCTACTGGACG AGTGACGGATACAATATAACCGGTGGCTACAACCTTGAAGAACCTGGATTTATTCAGATTAGTAACAATATTGTCTTGGGAGGCTCTATTACGCCGATATCTAGCTTTGGAGGAAGCCAATACGAGATGACAATTCTCGTTTGGAAG GACCGGAAAAGCGGAAACTGGTGGTTAAGTGTTGGGACTAACAACACAATAATAGGATATTGGCCTCGGGAGATTTTCACTTCCTTAGCAGATCACGCGGTTGCGGTGGACTGGGGAGGTGAGATTGTAAATTCTCAGAGGTTTGGTCGACACACGAAGACCGAGATGGGCTCGGGACATTCTCCCGAGGAAGGTTTCGGGAAAGCGAGTTATTTCCGAAACATAGAGACTGTAGACTGCTACAACACCTTCCAGTCAAGCCAGGTGATACATCCGCACGCTGAAATCACGAACTATAACATCAGCGTTTTTCGTACCGATGATTGGGGCACCTCGTTCTTTTACGGAGGATCAGGATCTAGCCATACGCATTCAGGAGTTGCTCCACTAAGTTTAAGTTTTTCTCTTATTTATCTTATTTTTA ATCTGGTGTTCCTCGGCGGAGGTTGGTGTCACGACGAGGCTAGGTCGTCTGGGCTTGGTGAGAAGTCGGCTTTAAGGGCTGCGTTGAGGAGTGGGTCGTGGTTTTTACCGATGCCAGATCTACTTCTTTGC ATCCGGTGGGTTGGGGTCCAGCCTCAGGTTCGTGTAGGAGCAGACCGGCGGTTAGGTGGTGGCTCACTTGTTCGGAGTCGAGCTATGTGCGCCCTTCCTGATGCTCCGGTGGAGTTGGACTTGGAGTCTAATCCAGTGCGCGAGTGTGGTAGTGAAGGCTTCCGTGTGGTCGCCGTAGTTGCTGCTT TCATCGCCGCTTTTGATGTCGTCCGCGTCGTGGTGTTTCTTCCTCTCCGACCCGTCCGACTACTCTATGGTTCTCCCCTGTACGGTAGTTTCGATGAG AGTGAAGGTTCTTCGTGGGAGACTCGTGTGAGGATTGGCCATCCCAGCACCTCGGTGGTACCCCTTGGTCCACTTTGGTGGGCTGATCTTTGGTCCCTTTGTAGGCGAGGCAGACGTCATCAGGATGTGGCTCTCACCACTCCCGTTTTTCTGCTTTGGCTCGCACTTTCTTCCAAAGCCGAGTCCAATAAGTGTGATCTTCTTTTGATTTTCGGACTATCCAGATGGCGCTCTAAAGGTTTCTGGGGCGGGTTGCGGTTTGAAGCTCTAGGAACTCGTGTTCTCTTCTACCGGTGGTGGATCGAGGCTCGTGGTTGCAGCGGCTAG
- the LOC106332544 gene encoding transcription factor PAR1-like: MEKTLATSDNTRSISVLSSAAVKSRDAGFERRTKRRLSQTKASVCVSGEEEDDEEEELKEKIEALQRIIPGGTALGVDALFEETAGYIMSLQCQIKTIKVLTSFIQRLDKQDMKFGG, encoded by the coding sequence ATGGAGAAAACTCTAGCAACTTCCGACAACACTAGATCTATTTCGGTGTTGTCCTCAGCCGCCGTGAAATCACGCGACGCTGGTTTCGAGCGCAGAACCAAACGGAGATTGTCGCAGACCAAGGCAAGCGTGTGTGTGTCCGGTGAAGAAGAAGATGATGAAGAAGAAGAGCTAAAGGAGAAGATTGAGGCATTACAGAGGATTATTCCCGGAGGAACGGCGCTTGGTGTGGACGCGCTCTTCGAAGAGACAGCTGGTTACATAATGTCTCTACAATGTCAGATCAAAACCATTAAAGTCCTCACTTCATTTATCCAACGCTTAGATAAACAAGATATGAAGTTCGGAGGTTGA
- the LOC106329298 gene encoding mitogen-activated protein kinase 20-like: MEFFSDYGDATRFKIQERIGKGSYGVVCSAVDTLTGEKVAIKKIHDIFEHISDAARILREIKLLRLLRHPDIVEIKHIMLPPSRREFKDIYVVFELMESDLHQVIKANDDLTREHYQFFLYQLLRALKYIHTANVYHRDLKPKNILANANCKLKICDFGLARVAFNDTPTTIIWTDYVATRWYRAPELCGSFYSKYTPAIDIWSIGCIFAEVLMGKPLFPGKNVVHQLDLMTDLLGTPSLDTISRVRNEKARRYLTSMRKKPPIPFTQKFPNADPLSLKLLERLLAFDPKDRPTAQEALADPYFKGLAKVEREPSCQPITKMEFEFERRKVTKEDIRELISREILEYHPQLLKDHMNGADKTNFLYPSAVDQFRRQFAHLEENSGKTGPVAPLERKHASLPRSTVIHSTAVARGGQPKLMNNTNTLNPETTQNIPLNQYTTSQAPQRNLSGTKPITFMGPVAPYDNGRTSREAYDPRSLIRSTALPFPQQSAAATVGKQQERRTTTMESEKQARQISQYNRYSPDVAINIDNNPFILSRTGLHKAENRSDRIIIDTNLLQATAGIGVAAAAAAPGGSAHRKVGAVRYGMSNMY, encoded by the exons ATGGAGTTCTTCTCTGACTACGGCGACGCCACCAGATTCAAAATCCAAGAAAGAATCGGAAAAGGCAGCTACGGAGTTGTTTGCTCGGCCGTTGACACTCTAACAGGTGAGAAAGTTGCCATAAAGAAAATACACGATATCTTCGAGCATATATCCGATGCTGCGAGGATTCTCCGCGAGATAAAGCTGCTCAGACTCCTAAGGCATCCGGATATAGTTGAGATCAAGCACATCATGCTTCCTCCTTCGAGAAGAGAGTTCAAAGATATATACGTTGTGTTTGAGCTCATGGAGTCTGATCTTCATCAAGTCATTAAAGCCAATGATGATTTGACAAGAGAGCATTACCAGTTTTTCCTTTATCAGTTATTGCGTGCACTCAAGTACATTCACACAG CTAATGTTTACCATCGAGATCTGAAGCCAAAGAACATATTGGCAAATGCAAACTGTAAACTTAAGATTTGTGATTTTGGGTTGGCAAGAGTTGCATTCAATGATACTCCCACAACAATCATCTGGACA GACTATGTTGCTACAAGATGGTATAGAGCTCCAGAGCTTTGTGGATCTTTCTACTCAAAG TATACACCAGCAATTGACATATGGAGTATAGGCTGCATTTTTGCGGAAGTGTTGATGGGAAAACCACTTTTCCCTGGAAAGAATGTGGTTCACCAACTGGATCTAATGACTGATCTGCTAGGAACACCTTCCCTGGACACCATCTCCCGG GTAAGGAATGAGAAGGCAAGGAGGTACTTAACAAGCATGAGGAAAAAGCCACCCATTCCTTTTACTCAGAAATTTCCAAACGCAGATCCTTTGTCTCTGAAGTTGCTTGAGAGGCTTCTTGCTTTTGATCCCAAAGACCGTCCAACTGCTCAAGAG GCACTTGCTGATCCATATTTCAAGGGATTGGCGAAAGTGGAGAGGGAGCCTTCATGTCAACCCATCACTAAGATGGAATTTGAGTTCGAGAGAAGAAAAGTGACTAAAGAGGATATCAGAGAGCTAATATCCAGGGAGATACTTGAGTACCATCCTCAGCTGCTAAAAGATCACATGAACGGCGCTGATAAAACTAACTTTCTCTATCCAAG TGCTGTTGATCAGTTCAGGAGACAGTTTGCGCATCTTGAAGAAAACAGCGGGAAAACTGGCCCTGTGGCACCTCTAGAAAGGAAACATGCCTCTCTTCCCAG ATCTACAGTTATACACTCAACCGCAGTTGCAAGAGGTGGGCAACCAAAACTTATGAATAACACAAACACATTGAACCCTGAAACTACTCAAAACATTCCTCTTAATCAATACACAACATCACAAGCACCTCAAAGAAACCTCTCAGGTACCAAACCAATCACATTCATGGGCCCGGTGGCGCCTTATGACAATGGCAGAACCAGCAGAGAAGCATATGACCCGAGATCATTAATCCGCAGCACTGCTCTTCCCTTTCCACAACAGTCTGCTGCAGCAACCGTGGGAAAGCAACAAGAGAGGAGAACAACAACCATGGAGTCTGAGAAGCAGGCAAGACAGATATCTCAGTACAATAGATACTCTCCAGACGTCGCCATCAACATAGATAACAACCCGTTTATCTTGTCTCGAACCGGATTGCACAAGGCTGAAAACAGGAGTGACCGGATCATAATCGATACAAATCTTTTACAGGCGACCGCTGGAATAGGAGTTGCAGCGGCTGCAGCTGCTCCTGGTGGTTCTGCTCACCGGAAAGTTGGAGCTGTTCGGTACGGCATGTCAAACATGTACTAA